CGGGGATGCCCAATTGGAAAAGCAGGCGCCCAACAGGTGCGTGTCCAAGTTTTTGTGTTCTTTGCTGCATGCTTGCGGTCATGAAACATCCTTGTGGTTTTATCGTGTTAGCGCGATAAAATAACATACTTTATGCTTGGTGTCGAGTATTGTCCATTGGTTTCATGGTTTTCCTTGCTCTACCTCCCGGCATTGCATATAATAGGAAAGCTTGGTTTGTACAAAGATAAAATATTGTCAGAAGATACCGTTTGATAGTTTTTTCCGAAGTTGGTCGCCAGTGTGGAGACGCTATGCCAATACAAAAAAAAATTAAAAAAAAGACAGTTGCCCGAAAATCTGTTTCAGCCGGACGTAAGCAGGTTGAAAAAAAGCGGATTGTCAAACCGGCAAAAAAAACAGTGAAAAAACCGGTCGTGAAAAAGACCGGGATTAAGAAAAAAAGTATGTTCGCAGAACTGGGCCGGAATCAAACCCTTTTACAAGAAAATAAGCGTTTGGCATCCGATGTCCGGAAATATAAACATCAATTGGAAATGATCCGGAAAACCTCATTTGAGTTGACCCGAGAGACTCCGATCAGCCAGACACTGGCATCCTTGGCAAAAGCCGCCTCTGAATTTTTCAATGCGGATGCTGTTTCCTGCATGCACTGGGATGTGGAAAAAAAGCAGATGCTGATTAAAGCAGGCTATGGGTTTAAGACGGATTACATAAAAAGACAGGTCATTCCCTCTCGCAGTATCCGTCCTTTTCTTGAGAACGGAGTGGAGCATGCCTATTTTGAGAATATTCAGGAAACGCCTCAGGGTGATGTAGGTCTGATTCGAGAAGAGGGATTGGTAAGCGTACTCTCGATTTTTCTTAAATTTGGCAATACAGTGTTGGGTGCTATCAATCTGTATAGCCGGGGTCGGATTCGGAAATTCACAGATGAAGAACTGGAAAACGCAAAGCTATTTGCACAACATGCTGCGATTACTGTTCAAAATGCCAATCTCTATAAAGAAATGAAGGAAGAGGCTCAGATTGCCAAAACCTTGCTTCAGGTGGCGGAGGAAGTCGGAGCGCTCAATTCATTGCAGGATGTTTTGAACCGTGTTGTGATTATTTTAACCAGTGCGCTCAAATTTCATTTATGCGCGGTGTTTTTGTGGGATGAGAAGAAAAAGATTTTTTTACCGGCCAAAGCGATAGGCCTGCCACCGCACCGCAGTCCTTTATTTCAGACACTTATTTTGCGTAAAGAGGATTTAAATTTTACAGATAAGGAATTGGAGCAACGTTCCGTGATCAGCACACTTGAAAACCCGGGCCGTTTTCCCATGGAAAAAATTTCCAGCGTATTGCATGAGCGCGATTTACGCATTTTACCCTTAGTGACCAAGGGTAAAATGCTCGGCATTATCGGGGTGGGCGGGTTTTACGGTAAACAGAATTTTGGGTATAAAGATGAATTGTTTTTACGGGGTATTGCAGCGGAGGCGGCCATTGGGATTGATGATGCCAATTTATTTGAGGCCCTCGACGCCGCTTTTTGGGATATTATTAAATCTTTGGCAGCAGCGATTGAAGTGAAGGACAATTACACGCATAGTCACTCCGAATCGGTTACCAGCTACGCAACCGCTTTGGGCGAGGCGCTGGCGTTGGATGAAATGGAAATGAAGCTGCTCAACAAAGCCTGTTTGTTGCATGATTTGGGGAAAATCGGGATTGAAGATAGGATTCTTCAAAAAGAAACTCCGTTGACATTTGAAGAACGGATGAATATTGAAAGACATCCTGTGATCGGTTCTCAGCTTTTACAGTCGGTCGGAAGCCTGGCGGATGTTGCGGAGATTGTCCGTTTTCATCATGAAAAATATGACGGCACCGGGTATCCGGATCGCTTGAAAGGCGAGGCGATACCTCGATTGGCGCGCGTATTGGCTGTTGCGGATTCTTTTGATGCGATGACTTCCGACAGGCCTTATCGAAAAGCGCTTTCGTACCATCAGGCGGTTGACCAATTACGGACTTGTTCCGGTCTGCAATTTGATCCGGATTTGGTGGACGTGTTTCTTCAAGTGTTGGATAAGAAAAAAATAAAATGGGGATTGGTTGCCGTCCTGCCGGAATAAAATACGGATGCTATTTTTTAGGGTGTTAATATAAGAGTTAAGCACTTTTGGATTAATAAAAATCATTGTAAAATAGATGTATTTTGACAGACATCCGCAATGTTTTTTCAAAAGACATTCCAGATGTCTTAGCCTAACATTATTATGCAAAATTATGGTTTTTGTTTTCAAGGCTGTTTTTAATATTTACGCGTGTCTAACTCTTGTAAATAATAAACTAAAAAGGATTGGCGAATGAAACAATGTTTTTTCTAGAAGCGATTGTCTTAGGTGTTGTTCAAGGATTGACTGAGTTTTTACCGATTAGCAGTTCAGCCCACTTGACACTTTTGCCGAAAATTTTTGGCTGGGAGGCCGAACTTCTCAATTCGCTGGCATTTGATGTTGCACTGCATTTTGGAACACTGTTGGCTGTGGTGGTGTATTTTTGGAAAGATCTCAAGACAATTTTGGGCGCGTGGATTTTAAGTTTGTATCAACCCGGGATGCGCTCGGATAAAAACGTCCGCCTGGGATGGTTTATTATCATTGGCACCATTCCTGCAGTGATTGCAGCGCTGGTTTTGAAGGAGTCGATTGAAACGACGTTTCGGGCACCATGGATCATCGGGGCATGGCTGGTGGGATTCGGTTTGGTGATGGCTGGGGCGGAAGCCGCCACCCGCAAAGAACGTGAGGTGGGAAGTATGAAATGGGGTGAAGCTCTGTTTGTGGGTTTTGCCCAGGCACTGGCTTTGATGCCGGGTGTTTCCCGCTCCGGCAGTACGATTGCTGCCGGAATGTTGCTGCGGTTTCGCCGGGATGAGGCAGCCCGGTTTTCTTTTTTGCTGGGCATGCCGGCGATTTTCGGAGCAGTGGTGTTTAATTTGCCGGATTTGGCGGCGGCGGCTATTGACCAATCGTTGGTAACACTGCTGGTGGGTATGCTCGCCGCCGCAGTCACCGGATACGGCTGCATCAAATTTTTGCTTGCTTATTTGCGTAAACGGACCTTATATATATTTGTTGTTTATCGCGTGGTGTTGGGAATTGGCATTATTATTTGGGCCCTTCGGGCCGGTCATTAATTATTTAGGAGGAAGTTTATGGATCCGTATTCAACACAAATGCTTATGATGAACCAGTTTAATCATATTACCAGTGTGTTTGTTGAACATGTAGGTGACTTACTGGTTGCCTCGGTGGTTATTGTTGTCGGGTTGTTTGTGGCAGAGATCACAAAACATCTGGGAGGTGCGATTTTAGGTTTAATTCGTTGGAATGTGTTTTGCAATTGGTTGGGCATCACCCGCATTTGGAATAAGTTTCGGGCGGATGTTGTGCCGGCCAAAGCGACCGGCGAGGTGCTATGGTGGTTGGTGTTTGTCTCCTTTGTGATGAAGGCATTGATTATCACGGAGCTTGCATCGGTTGCCTGGATCGGACGGACCTATTTTGAGTTTTTACCCTTGTGTTTTCGCGGAGTGTTTGTTTTGGCGGCCGCCTATGCCCTGGCCCAGGGTGCAGCGCGCCTGATTGCCTTTGTCGTGGAAAAACCCGGGGCGGTCTTTGCAGCGGGTTTGGTGCGCATACTTATCTTAAGTTGTGGTGTTTATTCAACGTTACTAACGCTGGGCTGGGATCAGAAATTTGTCTTGCCGGCGGTGCTGGTGCTTTTGGGCAGTGCAGCACTCACGCTGGCGTTGCAATGGTCTCTGGGAAAAGATCGCGTTGGGCGTCAGATTATTCGGGTGAATGATTTTGAGGAGGGGCTGTCCTAACCATGATTATTTTGGGAAGGGATATTTGTGGAAACCTTGAGGTTTCTTCCAGGAAAGAATGGCTTGAGACCAACGGCATTGGCGGGTATGCCTTTGGCACGGTGGCCGGGATGCATACCCGGAGTTATCATTCTCTTCTGACGGCATCCATTGAGAAACCTTTGTGCCGCGTCATGATGCTTTCTCAACTTGAAGAAGCCTTGATCTATGGCGGTAAAAAGTATTCACTTTCCACCCATCACTATCTTAAGGCGATTTCGCCGGTAGGTTATTTAAATATTGAAGAATTCAGGCTGGATCCCTATCCTGTGATTACTTACCGGATTGCCGATCTTTTGTTGGAAAAACAAATTTTCATGTCTTATGGTGTTCCCTTAACCTGGATTACTTATCGGCTTTTAAACGCACCGCCCAATCATGAAAAAGTATTCCTGGTAGTACGTCCTTTGGCCAATTTCCGCGACCATCATCTTAAGCAAAA
The window above is part of the bacterium genome. Proteins encoded here:
- a CDS encoding HD domain-containing protein, which gives rise to MPIQKKIKKKTVARKSVSAGRKQVEKKRIVKPAKKTVKKPVVKKTGIKKKSMFAELGRNQTLLQENKRLASDVRKYKHQLEMIRKTSFELTRETPISQTLASLAKAASEFFNADAVSCMHWDVEKKQMLIKAGYGFKTDYIKRQVIPSRSIRPFLENGVEHAYFENIQETPQGDVGLIREEGLVSVLSIFLKFGNTVLGAINLYSRGRIRKFTDEELENAKLFAQHAAITVQNANLYKEMKEEAQIAKTLLQVAEEVGALNSLQDVLNRVVIILTSALKFHLCAVFLWDEKKKIFLPAKAIGLPPHRSPLFQTLILRKEDLNFTDKELEQRSVISTLENPGRFPMEKISSVLHERDLRILPLVTKGKMLGIIGVGGFYGKQNFGYKDELFLRGIAAEAAIGIDDANLFEALDAAFWDIIKSLAAAIEVKDNYTHSHSESVTSYATALGEALALDEMEMKLLNKACLLHDLGKIGIEDRILQKETPLTFEERMNIERHPVIGSQLLQSVGSLADVAEIVRFHHEKYDGTGYPDRLKGEAIPRLARVLAVADSFDAMTSDRPYRKALSYHQAVDQLRTCSGLQFDPDLVDVFLQVLDKKKIKWGLVAVLPE
- the uppP gene encoding undecaprenyl-diphosphatase UppP, producing MFFLEAIVLGVVQGLTEFLPISSSAHLTLLPKIFGWEAELLNSLAFDVALHFGTLLAVVVYFWKDLKTILGAWILSLYQPGMRSDKNVRLGWFIIIGTIPAVIAALVLKESIETTFRAPWIIGAWLVGFGLVMAGAEAATRKEREVGSMKWGEALFVGFAQALALMPGVSRSGSTIAAGMLLRFRRDEAARFSFLLGMPAIFGAVVFNLPDLAAAAIDQSLVTLLVGMLAAAVTGYGCIKFLLAYLRKRTLYIFVVYRVVLGIGIIIWALRAGH